AAGTCTCTTTCCTATTCGGATATTAAAAAACCGGCTCAACCTATTCCAGTAGTTTTAACTACTGAATTTCAGCGAAATGGAGCGGTTGTTCCAAAAGCTGGTAAAGAACTGCAATCAGCAGTTGAGCGTAGTCTAAGAGCAACAGGCGTATTTTCTCCAACAGCCCAGTCGAATGGCGAGAAGCAAGCAAAATTACATTTAACCGCGAATAATGTGGCTGATTTAGGGGAGGCTGCGGGCAAAGGGGTTTTAACAGGTTTGACTTTTGGTGCTGTCGGTAATGCAATTGCTGATAAATATGAGTTTAAATTTAATTATGTTGATACTCAAGGTAAAGAAACATCTGAGCGTTATCCACACATGATTTTAACAACTGTTGGAAATAAAAAAGCGCCTATTGAAAATGTGCAGCCAATGTCGATCAACGAAGCATTTAATAAAGTTGTTGATGATGTTGTGATTCGTTTTTCTTCTGACTTACAAAAACAGCAATAAACATCTAGTTTAAGTAAACAAGCTATTTGGGTATGACATATTGCCAGTTAATTTTTAAAACCAGCCTAAGGGCTGGTTTTTTATTTTAAGAGCGAAAGATCTTATTTATTAAAGTCACCATGCAAATCTGACCAAATTAATGATGGAGCTACTGTAATCACGTCAAAGGTCATTGCTAAAGGATATAAGGCCATGCGTGTTACACGTTTAAACGGATGTTTCTTGGTTATTTCATCTTTTTGCTGTAAGGCGATGGGGTAGAGATTTGGGAGTTGTTGTTGAATCTTTTGATTATCTGCTTTTTGGTAAATCTTTCCTTTAAAGCGGATGATGGTGAAAGGATAAAAAACTTGTTGTTGATTTTCCATCGCCATGAATTGATTTTTAAAACCTAAGTTCTTTAAAAGTTCTTTTTGTTTTTCATCTATTTTGGACGTAGAGATATTATAACGAATCGTTATTTCTCCATGGAAATAGGTGGAATCATCCATCTCTAGTACAAGAGGTGATGGTGTCTTTATTGTTCTCTGTTCTGCTGGAATGCTTTTGATAATATTTAGAAGATTTGAGCTGCCATCTGTCATTAAATAATTATAATCTTGACCGATAAATACAAAGCCTTGTTCTTGCTCATTTTTAACTGCTTGACCTAAGGCAATAATTTGATCGGTTTTTAAAGTGGTTGTTTTAATTTCAGTTGTTTCATTTGGTAAGGCTGTAGACAACATATTGGTTGCGCAGCCCGCTAAGCCCAGACAAATTGTTAATATAGATGCAGAAAAAAGCTTGTACATAAGGGTTACTCAAAAGAAATTATTTTTGTCTCGTATAGAGTGAGATAAGTTCTAAATTAAAAAAACGGAGATTTATGAATCGAGGTTTTGTAATTTTATTACATGCCTAGAGCCTGTTATAGTGCCTTTGTTCAACTTTTTAGTTTAATGGTGTGCTTTTGCCACGTTCCGCAATTTTTATGTCCGTCTTGTTTAGTTTGCTTATATTCCAAAGTTTATGGAATGTAGCGGCTGCATTTTGTGCGCATGAAAATCAGGAAAAAGCATTGCATCATTTTGGGCATCATGCAGCTTTGAATGTTTATCAATCTTCACATCAAGCTCATACAGAACAGAAAGATGCTGTAAATACTTCTCATAAAGCACCTTTAAGTTTGCAAGATCATCATGATCATTTGCCTTCATGTTTTCATGTGGTGATGACTGAAGTTGCAAAGCAAGCTGAAACACCTGTTGTGCATGTGCAGGAACTCTCACAAATTTATCACTGGTCTAATTCTTACCAGTCGCCCCATCTTACTGCTTTAAAACCTC
This region of Acinetobacter sp. XS-4 genomic DNA includes:
- a CDS encoding cation efflux protein, CzcI-like encodes the protein MPRSAIFMSVLFSLLIFQSLWNVAAAFCAHENQEKALHHFGHHAALNVYQSSHQAHTEQKDAVNTSHKAPLSLQDHHDHLPSCFHVVMTEVAKQAETPVVHVQELSQIYHWSNSYQSPHLTALKPPPVLTPL